Part of the uncultured Anaeromusa sp. genome is shown below.
GCCGCAGCGTCATTCACCCAATAAGCCTGTTCCGGTCCTCTCGACAGAGCATCTTTCAACGATTGTTTCGCCGCGCTAGTCCCAAAGGTAAGGCAAGCAACTGACGCGCCACAGCCCTCCGCCTGCCGAACCGCTTCTTCGATGGCATTGCGATCATACTCGCTAATTTTGTATTTGGCCCGGCTGGTATCCAAAGATAAATTGGTCGGATTAATTTTAATATCTTGCTCATCCAGTACCCATTTGTAGCAGGCAATAATAGTAGCCATAACAACTCTCCTTTTTTCATAATTAGAACGCCCTTGCGTGCCGCCCGCACTTACTGCAACAACATTTTCTCTCTCGCCGGAAGACTAGGCAGGGCGTCACCCTGCCTCTTGCTTCCGCGCCGTGTCAGTTGCTGAAACGTCCACTAAAAGCGGGTTTACGCTTTTCTACAAAAGCCGCCATACCTTCCTTCTGATCCTCACTGGCAAAACACACGCCGAAAATATAGGCTTCATATTGCATCGCATTGGGCAAATCCATTTCCAAGCCCCTGTGAATAGCGTCTTTTGCCAGACTAACTGCGATGGAGCTCTTCTTCATCATTCGTTTGGCAATATTTTTAGCTTCTGCCAAAAGTTCTTCTTGTGCAAAAACTTTTTGCACAAGACCGATCCGCAATGCTTCCTGAGCGTCAATCATGTCTGCTGTATAAATCAGCAGTTTTGCCATACCGCGTCCCACCAGACGAGCCAACCGCTGGGTGCCGCCGAAACCCGGCACAATGCCCAAGCCCACTTCCGGCTGACCAAACTTAGCGGCTTCCCCTGCGATGCGAACATCGCAAGCCATCGCCAGTTCGCAGCCGCCGCCAAGAGCAAATCCTTGCACGGCCGCAATCACCGGTTTGGGACATTGCTCGATTTTCAAGAAGGCTTGCTGGCCCTTTTCCGCAAAAATCTTACCTTCTAAAACGTTCATATCCTTCATTTCCGTGATATCGGCGCCTGCCACAAAAGATTTTTCACCGGCACCGGTCAAGATCACCGCCTGAATGCTTTCACTGGCCGCCACTTCATCAAACACCTTCGACAAGTCATCAAGCACTTGCGAATTTAACGCATTCAACGCTTTGGGTCGATTGATCGTAATCAGAGCAATGCCCTCCTCCTCGGTTACATGCAAGGTACTGTATTCAA
Proteins encoded:
- a CDS encoding short-chain-enoyl-CoA hydratase, encoding MFEYSTLHVTEEEGIALITINRPKALNALNSQVLDDLSKVFDEVAASESIQAVILTGAGEKSFVAGADITEMKDMNVLEGKIFAEKGQQAFLKIEQCPKPVIAAVQGFALGGGCELAMACDVRIAGEAAKFGQPEVGLGIVPGFGGTQRLARLVGRGMAKLLIYTADMIDAQEALRIGLVQKVFAQEELLAEAKNIAKRMMKKSSIAVSLAKDAIHRGLEMDLPNAMQYEAYIFGVCFASEDQKEGMAAFVEKRKPAFSGRFSN